From a region of the Triticum aestivum cultivar Chinese Spring chromosome 7D, IWGSC CS RefSeq v2.1, whole genome shotgun sequence genome:
- the LOC123166072 gene encoding putative F-box/LRR-repeat protein 23, with amino-acid sequence MCTRGPSARDWSKMPLDALTSVFAKLGAVELLMGAGLVCRSWLYASKAPELWRAVVMSRPPDTPEGTEAFLRAIAKVSSELWPAVPITGIDDPWRAMAKVDDSLCAMAKAAVDRSDGRLQKFVARDFGTDELLEYIADRSPSLKSLGLMQCHDISEKGFMDSIVKFPQLEELVLIECHNISDDQKENRDVYEAISRACSQLKLFVLAHPGYFLHPNGSYGFHDGDVLGIATMKQLRHLSLDCVDINNAELVSIIDSCPYLEHLCMRYCYNIVANEALRAKCARIKTLKLRPMSDETADPNQGRHSDPNDCCFVFFDSPIDEFVILSFLDSWRKIC; translated from the exons atgtgCACGCGGGGGCCATCCGCCAGGGACTGGTCTAAGATGCCCCTGGACGCGCTCACCTCCGTCTTCGCCAAGCTCGGCGCCGTGGAGCTCCTCATGGGCGCGGGCCTGGTGTGCCGCTCCTGGCTCTACGCCTCCAAGGCGCCAGAGCTGTGGCGGGCCGTGGTGATGTCGCGCCCGCCCGACACTCCGGAGGGAACGGAGGCCTTCCTGCGCGCCATAGCCAAGGTGTCGTCTGAGCTGTGGCCGGCCGTGCCGATAACGGGCATAGATGACCCCTGGCGCGCCATGGCCAAGGTGGATGACTCCTTGTGTGCCATGGCCAAGGCGGCTGTCGACCGCTCCGACGGGCGGCTACAGAAGTTTGTGGCGAGGGATTTCGGGACCGATGAGCTCCTGGAATACATAGCGGACAG GTCGCCCTCTCTGAAGAGCCTTGGCCTGATGCAATGCCACGACATCTCCGAGAAAGGATTCATGGACTCGATAGTAAAGTTCCCTCAGCTAGAAGAGCTAGTTCTTATTGAGTGCCACAACATTTCTGATGATCAGAAGGAGAACCGTGACGTGTATGAGGCCATTAGCAGAGCATGCTCACAGTTAAAGCTCTTTGTGCTAGCCCACCCGGGGTACTTTCTGCATCCGAACGGCAGCTACGGCTTCCATGATGGGGATGTGCTTGGAATCGCTACGATGAAACAGCTGCGGCACCTTAGTCTTGACTGCGTCGACATCAACAACGCGGAACTGGTGAGCATCATTGATAGCTGTCCTTACCTCGAGCATCTCTgcatgcgctactgctacaacaTCGTCGCCAATGAGGCACTACGAGCAAAGTGCGCCAGGATCAAGACTCTAAAGCTTCGACCCATGTCTGATGAAACTGCTGACCCGAACCAAGGCCGTCATTCTGATCCTAATGATTGTTGCTTTGTTTTTTTCGATTCACCAATTGATGAGTTCGTCATACTTTCTTTCTTGGACAGCTGGCGTAAAATATGCTAG